The following proteins are co-located in the Paludisphaera mucosa genome:
- a CDS encoding DUF1702 family protein, with translation MLYRRFRRSWLGIEAEEAGFVRRGFREAGIEAHQRLESVGRVFIAGYNAALEAPNVVGLGERLDGFAVETRGFAYEGAAMAAAILDGLTPWGASRFRALLHGPGAPHVYMLHVGFGCALARLPWGSGRLLRGLDPLLGWLAVDGYGFHQGYFHPPRYLDACESPGEFAGYALRAFDQGLGRSLWFAEGADVGRIARRIGTFAPDRRVDLWAGVGLACGYAGGVGRDEITALRAACPDPEQLAQGAAFAAKARQRARNPAAHTELACRVLCGRGAEEAAVVTDDALIDLPGDQSAVPVYEIWRARIRTRLSGGGIAA, from the coding sequence GTGCTATATCGCCGGTTTCGCCGGAGCTGGCTGGGCATCGAGGCGGAGGAGGCCGGTTTCGTGCGTCGGGGATTCCGCGAGGCCGGCATCGAGGCTCACCAGCGCCTCGAATCGGTCGGGCGAGTCTTCATCGCGGGGTACAACGCTGCGCTGGAAGCTCCGAACGTGGTCGGGTTGGGAGAGCGCCTTGATGGATTCGCCGTCGAGACTCGCGGCTTCGCGTACGAAGGGGCGGCGATGGCGGCGGCGATTCTCGACGGACTGACCCCGTGGGGTGCAAGTCGCTTCCGGGCCCTCCTGCACGGCCCAGGCGCCCCGCACGTCTACATGCTCCATGTCGGGTTCGGTTGCGCACTCGCTCGGCTGCCATGGGGGTCCGGACGGTTGCTCCGCGGCCTCGACCCGTTGCTCGGTTGGCTCGCAGTCGACGGCTATGGCTTCCACCAAGGCTACTTTCACCCGCCCCGATATCTCGACGCGTGCGAGTCGCCCGGTGAGTTCGCGGGCTACGCCTTGCGGGCGTTCGACCAGGGCCTCGGACGCAGCCTCTGGTTTGCGGAAGGGGCGGACGTCGGCCGAATCGCCCGTCGAATTGGGACGTTCGCACCCGATCGTCGAGTTGACTTGTGGGCGGGCGTAGGGCTTGCCTGCGGATATGCGGGCGGCGTCGGTCGGGACGAGATCACCGCCCTCCGGGCGGCCTGCCCGGACCCGGAGCAGCTGGCCCAGGGGGCGGCGTTCGCCGCGAAGGCCAGGCAACGCGCGAGGAACCCCGCCGCCCACACCGAACTGGCTTGTCGCGTGCTTTGCGGCCGAGGCGCCGAGGAGGCGGCCGTCGTGACCGATGACGCCCTGATCGACCTGCCCGGGGACCAGTCGGCCGTTCCGGTCTACGAAATTTGGCGGGCGCGGATCCGAACGCGGTTGTCGGGGGGGGGCATCGCGGCATGA
- a CDS encoding flavin monoamine oxidase family protein, with the protein MTTTAGLDPEVALPSRRRFLIGAGSAFGATWTRAGPPSSSDDRPPVVVVGAGLAGLAAALELAERGVPVRVLEARSEPGGRVRTARAPFRDGFNVELGPWRIPASHSLTLGFARKFGLKPRPVRSDQENRNYYVRGRALRGSDVRSRPELLPYELPEEERRLGPIGLWERSLEPYMRLRLPPTVNPWPRELSDLDHLSLGEFLKSRQVSTEGLRMIGDMLGFAPFLHTAFLANFREELHDYHDGFFTIDGGNDRLPKLMAGRLKDAVQYGIEVVRVEHGGPRPVVCFIRDGRRERLVAERVVLAVPFSVLRDVVFEPALSPEKARAVRELNYEPATKVVLQCRRRFWEGEGGRRGGVTYTDLPIQSILYQDWSDRADGRGLMVFYAMGRAGPLDQVGTTPELIRTAIGIGEKIHPGLGSEVEEAVAIRWGREPFARGAYPVFLPGQESEMGSLLARREGRLHFAGDHASVFPGWMNGALESGQRVAHEISALT; encoded by the coding sequence ATGACGACCACGGCCGGCCTCGATCCCGAAGTCGCCCTTCCGAGTCGGAGGCGCTTCCTGATCGGCGCCGGCTCCGCCTTCGGGGCGACGTGGACGAGGGCCGGGCCGCCGAGCAGCTCCGACGACCGCCCTCCCGTGGTCGTCGTCGGGGCTGGCCTGGCGGGCCTCGCCGCCGCCCTTGAGCTCGCCGAGCGCGGAGTTCCCGTGCGGGTGCTGGAGGCCCGTTCCGAGCCGGGTGGGCGAGTCCGGACTGCCCGAGCCCCGTTTCGCGACGGATTCAACGTGGAGTTGGGCCCGTGGCGGATCCCCGCGAGCCATTCACTCACCCTGGGGTTCGCTCGCAAGTTCGGACTGAAGCCCCGACCCGTGCGATCCGACCAGGAGAACCGAAATTACTACGTTCGGGGCCGGGCGCTTCGGGGCTCCGACGTGCGAAGTCGGCCGGAGCTTCTGCCGTATGAACTGCCGGAGGAGGAGCGCCGGCTGGGGCCGATCGGACTCTGGGAGCGGTCCCTCGAGCCCTACATGCGACTTCGTCTGCCACCGACGGTCAACCCCTGGCCGCGCGAATTGAGCGACCTCGACCATCTGTCGCTCGGCGAGTTCCTGAAGTCTCGCCAGGTCTCGACCGAAGGGCTGCGGATGATCGGCGACATGTTGGGTTTCGCGCCGTTTTTACATACGGCGTTCCTCGCCAACTTCCGCGAGGAACTGCATGACTACCACGACGGTTTCTTCACGATCGATGGGGGGAACGATCGGCTTCCGAAGCTCATGGCCGGTCGTTTGAAGGACGCCGTCCAGTACGGAATCGAGGTCGTCCGTGTGGAGCACGGCGGGCCTCGGCCGGTCGTCTGCTTTATTCGGGATGGTCGTCGCGAAAGATTAGTCGCCGAGCGAGTCGTGTTGGCCGTCCCCTTCTCGGTCCTGCGGGACGTCGTATTCGAGCCCGCGCTCTCGCCGGAGAAGGCCCGGGCGGTCCGCGAACTCAACTACGAGCCCGCCACGAAAGTCGTGCTGCAGTGCCGCCGCCGGTTCTGGGAGGGTGAGGGTGGCCGTCGAGGAGGGGTCACGTACACGGACCTGCCGATCCAGTCGATTCTCTATCAAGATTGGTCCGATCGGGCGGACGGGCGAGGACTGATGGTCTTCTATGCGATGGGCCGAGCGGGTCCTCTCGACCAGGTTGGAACAACCCCGGAGCTCATCCGCACGGCCATCGGCATCGGCGAGAAGATCCACCCCGGCCTGGGCTCCGAGGTCGAGGAGGCCGTCGCAATTCGGTGGGGCAGAGAACCATTCGCCCGGGGGGCGTATCCCGTCTTCCTGCCAGGCCAGGAATCAGAAATGGGGTCTCTTCTCGCACGTCGCGAGGGACGGCTTCACTTCGCGGGCGATCACGCCTCGGTCTTCCCCGGCTGGATGAACGGCGCCCTCGAGTCAGGCCAGCGGGTCGCGCACGAAATATCGGCCCTCACCTGA
- a CDS encoding HEAT repeat domain-containing protein has protein sequence MAAFTVVPAVRPSAQEPVKPATPAPGGGLTQEREIDVVPSQLNLGDDLKAMVATDLGVDPAEWTHFRVALDRVSRRFDTRSDAEVIKAMGVGNSSTLREQAVFEYADRHREKAVPGLLRAYQNEADPRVRIDALWAAAKFGGTNAVGFVKTALEDSNIEVREWASIFHEELGVGVVGFGSRKVRGYAGRVFDQSIPLHILCNVYVKTPLKTWVKVVLSPLKIEEVFGKCHANTTVASREHRMVMTKRIKNYYTDGAPHYETFRFHGLTERTNPNTANFAFVSTEKRPFFVSGQIGNTSAGVMDGDVNFVRVGQWKLDPNIPVRDDFAIRYVKGNFLSWGYVSMAQLLDDDDGDGSTLDRGEFLRAVVADDDKGEYCNAFVSGTWKGKMTDEDGDGILDLNLPETICTAAGWLDLDHDGKADEPRATTTAYRTINRGQGAPNVPNDGRVVDVGPSRGREITGGAR, from the coding sequence ATGGCCGCGTTCACCGTCGTCCCGGCGGTGAGGCCGTCCGCGCAGGAACCCGTCAAGCCCGCGACCCCCGCGCCTGGCGGCGGTTTGACGCAGGAGCGCGAGATCGACGTCGTTCCGTCGCAACTCAACCTGGGAGACGACCTGAAGGCCATGGTCGCCACGGACCTCGGCGTCGACCCGGCCGAATGGACGCATTTTCGGGTCGCGCTCGACCGCGTCAGTCGTCGGTTCGACACCCGCTCCGACGCCGAGGTGATCAAAGCCATGGGAGTCGGCAACTCCTCGACGCTTCGGGAGCAGGCGGTCTTCGAGTACGCCGACCGGCATCGCGAAAAGGCCGTGCCGGGATTACTGCGGGCTTACCAGAACGAGGCGGATCCCAGGGTCCGGATCGATGCTCTCTGGGCGGCCGCGAAATTCGGGGGGACGAACGCGGTCGGTTTCGTGAAGACGGCCCTGGAGGATTCCAACATCGAGGTCCGCGAGTGGGCCTCCATCTTCCACGAAGAGTTGGGAGTCGGGGTCGTGGGGTTCGGCAGCCGAAAGGTCCGCGGCTACGCCGGGAGAGTCTTCGACCAGTCGATCCCGCTGCATATCCTCTGCAACGTCTACGTGAAGACCCCGCTCAAAACGTGGGTCAAGGTCGTGCTCTCGCCGCTGAAGATCGAGGAGGTCTTCGGCAAATGCCACGCGAACACCACCGTGGCTTCGCGGGAGCATCGCATGGTGATGACGAAGCGCATCAAGAACTATTACACCGACGGCGCCCCCCACTACGAGACCTTCCGATTCCACGGCTTGACCGAGCGGACCAACCCGAACACCGCGAATTTCGCGTTCGTCTCGACGGAAAAGCGGCCCTTCTTCGTCTCGGGCCAGATCGGCAACACCAGCGCCGGCGTAATGGACGGGGACGTCAACTTCGTGCGCGTCGGCCAGTGGAAGTTGGATCCCAACATCCCCGTGCGAGACGACTTCGCGATCCGCTACGTGAAAGGCAACTTCCTGAGCTGGGGCTACGTCTCGATGGCCCAACTGCTCGACGACGACGACGGGGACGGCAGCACCCTCGACCGCGGCGAGTTCCTGCGGGCGGTCGTCGCCGACGATGACAAGGGGGAATACTGCAACGCCTTCGTCTCCGGCACCTGGAAGGGCAAGATGACCGACGAGGATGGAGACGGGATCCTCGACCTGAACCTCCCTGAGACGATATGCACCGCGGCCGGCTGGCTCGACCTGGATCACGACGGCAAGGCCGACGAGCCGCGCGCGACCACGACAGCCTATCGGACGATCAATCGAGGTCAGGGCGCCCCGAACGTCCCGAACGACGGGCGCGTCGTGGATGTCGGCCCGAGCCGCGGCCGTGAGATTACGGGGGGGGCTCGATGA